One Babylonia areolata isolate BAREFJ2019XMU chromosome 27, ASM4173473v1, whole genome shotgun sequence DNA window includes the following coding sequences:
- the LOC143300947 gene encoding uncharacterized protein LOC143300947 has translation MANIAHVIVFIVLVAHPLLGAPPKSDTAAASSQTIFQSMDLDQDGVVSAAEHVAASKAVFGGTSNMGLNEAQQRVIMESHDRDRDGTLNEEEMQRFFNSMDTDGDGGINFDEMDSHIQKEKRTRQNV, from the exons ATGGCCAACATCGCCCACGTCATCGTTTTCATCGTCCTTGTTGCGCATCCTCTCCTCGGCGCGCCCCCAAAAAG TGACACCGCGGCAGCGAGCTCACAGACAATATTCCAGAGCATGGATCTCGACCAGGATGGCGTGGTCAGTGCAGCTGAACACGTGGCTGCCTCGA AGGCAGTCTTTGGTGGAACGTCGAACATGGGTTTAAACGAAGCCCAGCAGCGCGTCATAATGGAGTCCCATGACCGTGACCGTGACGGTACTCTGAACGAGGAGGAAATGCAAAGGTTCTTCAACAGTATGGATACCGACG GTGACGGGGGTATCAATTTCGATGAGATGGACAGCCACATTCAGAAGGAGAAGAGAACG CGGCAGAATGTTTAG